Genomic window (Rubrobacter naiadicus):
GGACGTAGCGCACGACCTTGACCGCATCCGCGATGATGTACCCCTGAGAGCTCGACTGGCGGGTGATCCTCACCCGCCACTGGTCGCCGGCCCCGAGCCGGAATACCCCGAGACGAACCCACCTTCCACCGTTCCTGCGCTGGTCGACGTGCATCCAACGCCAGCCGGAGGTCGTCCTGACCCCGACGCGCACACGACCGTTGTAGCCCTGGTTGGCCGGCCAGCGGGCGTAGACCACGTAGCGCGCCGTCCGCGGGACCCGAACTTTGAACGAGGCCGGGTCCTGCTTTCCGGCCGGTTTCGCGAAGCGGTAGTTTCTGCCGTACTTCTGGTCGCTCCAGTGGCTGTAACCCCACGCCCGGGAAGCGGAGAACCTCCCCTTGGTGGCGTTGTCGACCACCTGCGTGTAGGGCGCGGCCCCGGCCACGGGTACGAAGGCCAGATAAGCGAGAACCGCCGCCGCGAGGGCGAGCGCGGCAGAGAGGTGTTTTGATCTCCGGTCCATTTCCCCCCTCCAAGTCCGGACAATCTTTTCGGGGCAGTATAGACGAAACGAGCGCAGCCCGCTG
Coding sequences:
- a CDS encoding NlpC/P60 family protein; this translates as MDRRSKHLSAALALAAAVLAYLAFVPVAGAAPYTQVVDNATKGRFSASRAWGYSHWSDQKYGRNYRFAKPAGKQDPASFKVRVPRTARYVVYARWPANQGYNGRVRVGVRTTSGWRWMHVDQRRNGGRWVRLGVFRLGAGDQWRVRITRQSSSQGYIIADAVKVVRYVRNRQSGYTGADVLRVARSWLGVPYRYGGASRDGVDCSGLTMRVFGQLGVSLPHNAAQQYDSPVGKKVPRTDLKRGYLVFGYASGYGPGITHVGILTGDGRMIHAPEPGTVVRYDRIPAGWYHIVGVKEIFPAG